A genome region from Akkermansiaceae bacterium includes the following:
- a CDS encoding PcfJ domain-containing protein, translating into MPSPAAPRTPGYRFKDGKLMIFREDEVMLIRGWDEPSAVRNLLGSWDAFVPEFRLVAPYRRPAKGAQKKAAKNPPPPAAGDQLAFDLFEESASRKPAAPKPTPLAEQRKRAFDSFRFSLPKDVAKSLQDFRSHQWNLLMLLAHDKGVLDLAKANPVLAYAVADWYADYPRSKLDFGRMPQRDLLKLLKLPDTAAQVKLFRKIPPASIDPRLWKALLTVMRRTDSASAKLLAHVPTINLGVMELILTPHIRPALTPALLEEVAADPKEKYRGAVAATLRDTAAMKDELEDGRPLPALASVARIRDLHGKVSVDFQKLRALRKEHGTLPLPPLPGIKGSIIPLRNQAELVAEGREQKNCVASYTARVETGECYIYRVLHPSRATLCIRRLSDGNWGISELEASCNRKVDAETRKFVEQWLEPYRLGV; encoded by the coding sequence ATGCCGTCCCCTGCCGCGCCCCGCACTCCCGGCTACCGTTTCAAGGATGGGAAGCTGATGATTTTCCGAGAGGATGAGGTGATGCTGATTCGTGGGTGGGATGAGCCGTCCGCAGTGCGCAACCTGCTCGGTTCCTGGGACGCGTTCGTTCCGGAGTTCCGGTTGGTCGCTCCTTACCGGCGGCCGGCGAAGGGAGCGCAAAAGAAGGCCGCTAAGAACCCGCCACCCCCAGCGGCGGGAGACCAGCTGGCGTTCGATCTGTTTGAGGAGAGCGCCTCAAGGAAGCCGGCGGCCCCCAAGCCAACGCCCCTCGCCGAGCAGCGGAAACGGGCTTTTGATTCGTTCCGTTTCTCCCTGCCGAAGGACGTGGCCAAGTCGCTCCAGGATTTCCGCAGCCACCAGTGGAACCTGCTCATGCTGCTTGCCCACGACAAGGGCGTGCTGGATCTCGCGAAGGCCAACCCGGTGCTCGCCTACGCGGTGGCGGATTGGTATGCGGACTATCCGAGGAGCAAGCTCGACTTCGGCCGCATGCCTCAGCGCGATCTCCTCAAACTGCTCAAGCTCCCCGATACGGCGGCCCAGGTGAAGCTGTTCCGCAAGATCCCGCCTGCGTCGATCGATCCGCGCCTGTGGAAAGCGCTGCTGACGGTGATGCGCCGGACCGACTCCGCTTCCGCCAAATTGCTCGCCCATGTCCCAACCATCAATCTCGGCGTGATGGAACTGATCCTCACCCCACACATCCGCCCGGCGCTGACACCAGCCCTTCTCGAAGAGGTGGCCGCAGACCCGAAGGAGAAATACCGGGGAGCCGTCGCGGCGACGCTGCGTGACACGGCGGCGATGAAAGACGAGCTGGAGGATGGCCGACCGCTCCCGGCACTTGCGTCGGTGGCAAGGATCAGGGATCTGCATGGGAAGGTTTCCGTGGATTTCCAGAAACTCAGGGCGCTCCGCAAAGAGCACGGCACGTTGCCGCTCCCGCCGCTGCCGGGCATCAAAGGCAGTATCATTCCGCTCCGCAACCAGGCCGAACTCGTCGCCGAGGGGCGGGAGCAGAAGAACTGCGTCGCCAGCTACACGGCGCGTGTGGAAACCGGCGAGTGCTACATCTACCGGGTGCTGCACCCGAGTCGTGCCACCCTGTGCATCCGGCGGCTGTCCGACGGGAACTGGGGCATTTCCGAACTCGAAGCATCCTGCAACCGCAAGGTCGATGCGGAAACGAGGAAGTTCGTCGAGCAGTGGCTGGAGCCGTATCGGCTGGGGGTATAG
- a CDS encoding site-specific integrase, translating into MAKKDTKEDDKDSLVIRSKTDQRYWLNRLKKRSRSVNGTRVTDPNFSVQISFDKRKERVKLATANKSDAAARAAAFYRSLVADGWDRAYEVHLFARTGRRGQSNSGALQPNETLGALFAAYEKVAAPRTSTMSSYKKALRKIFSEIAGITADKRAPSAPSRNRAWRDQVDNLPLNTLTADTLQDWKYAQLGRIDLTLDERRAHTVTLNSLLRNGRSIFAKKHRAALAKHVLLPEPIPFDDVRLESSPIPRYRSRIDARAILKSADTELCETHPILYATLNLALRTGLRRKEIDTLMWKSLDLDRKVVHVEANEYYDLKSTDSAGEVDINDDFLGFLRRYRKKHSTEIFVIPTPPKIRKRQASANNPKWSATSQGYRCKTVFEDLTKWLRAHGVDSKRPIHELRKEIGSLVANEHGIYAASRFMRHADIRITAASYLDKKKRIVAPI; encoded by the coding sequence ATGGCTAAGAAAGACACGAAAGAAGATGACAAGGACAGCCTCGTCATACGGAGCAAGACGGATCAGCGCTACTGGCTGAACCGCCTCAAGAAGCGGAGCCGAAGCGTTAATGGCACCCGGGTGACAGACCCCAACTTTTCAGTGCAGATTTCGTTCGATAAGCGCAAGGAACGGGTCAAGCTTGCCACTGCCAACAAATCGGATGCGGCAGCGCGCGCGGCCGCATTCTATCGGAGCTTGGTAGCGGATGGCTGGGATCGCGCGTATGAGGTTCATTTGTTCGCCAGAACGGGAAGACGGGGGCAATCCAATTCCGGAGCGCTTCAACCAAACGAGACGCTGGGCGCATTGTTCGCAGCGTATGAGAAAGTGGCAGCTCCCCGCACGAGTACGATGTCCTCCTACAAAAAAGCTTTGCGAAAAATCTTTTCAGAGATCGCTGGCATCACCGCCGACAAGCGCGCTCCAAGTGCACCATCCAGAAACCGAGCATGGAGGGATCAAGTGGACAATCTTCCCCTGAATACGCTGACAGCAGATACCCTCCAGGATTGGAAGTATGCACAACTTGGTCGAATCGACCTGACCCTGGACGAACGCAGGGCCCACACCGTCACCCTCAATTCGCTGCTGCGGAATGGGCGCTCCATATTCGCAAAGAAACACCGGGCGGCGCTCGCTAAACACGTCCTGCTTCCCGAACCGATTCCGTTCGATGACGTCCGCCTGGAGTCCTCCCCCATCCCACGGTACCGCAGCAGGATCGATGCGCGAGCGATCCTGAAATCAGCTGATACCGAGCTTTGTGAAACCCATCCGATCCTTTACGCGACATTGAACCTCGCCCTGCGCACAGGTCTGAGACGCAAGGAAATTGATACTCTCATGTGGAAATCCTTGGACCTCGATCGCAAGGTTGTTCACGTAGAGGCCAACGAATATTACGACCTCAAATCCACAGACTCGGCCGGTGAGGTAGACATCAACGATGATTTTTTGGGCTTCCTGAGGCGATATCGCAAAAAACATTCCACTGAGATTTTCGTGATCCCCACGCCGCCAAAAATCCGTAAGAGACAGGCTTCAGCCAACAACCCGAAGTGGTCTGCCACATCCCAGGGCTACCGCTGTAAAACTGTTTTTGAGGATCTGACAAAGTGGTTGCGTGCCCATGGCGTCGATTCAAAGCGCCCCATTCATGAATTGCGGAAGGAAATCGGATCCCTAGTCGCCAACGAACACGGGATTTATGCCGCCAGCCGGTTCATGCGGCATGCGGACATCCGGATCACCGCTGCCAGCTACCTCGACAAGAAGAAGAGAATCGTAGCTCCGATCTGA
- a CDS encoding helix-turn-helix transcriptional regulator: MEQSKRQQNIVGPTVRKLRMVAGLSQEALAAKLQVAGWDLTRAGLSKIEARLRRVNDAELLLLARVLKCDLADLYPKRPADLDRVVRQGSR; the protein is encoded by the coding sequence ATGGAGCAAAGCAAACGCCAGCAGAACATCGTCGGCCCGACTGTCCGGAAGCTGAGGATGGTTGCCGGACTGTCGCAGGAAGCGCTTGCCGCGAAGCTCCAGGTGGCGGGCTGGGATCTTACCCGTGCCGGACTGTCGAAGATCGAGGCTCGTTTGCGGAGGGTCAACGACGCCGAACTGTTGTTGCTTGCCCGGGTGCTGAAGTGTGACCTTGCGGATCTTTATCCGAAACGCCCAGCAGACCTTGACCGGGTGGTGCGGCAGGGGTCGCGATAA